One region of Flavobacterium pisciphilum genomic DNA includes:
- a CDS encoding acetylserotonin O-methyltransferase codes for MKNLPKNPELTFKMYELISGYWVACAIHSVAKLEIADLLVDEPKSLSELAKESQSDETSLYRLLRATASVGIFEELPNGKFKINDLGATLLTDVPGSIKPWALANLGEHYPAFGNLTYGVQTGKVSFDDVYEKSVWEYYKDNPDAGANLMKAMAGVSGAVLKGIIDTYDFSPYKTIVDIGGGNGAMLFTVLYSSPSSKGIIFDEPYVVEATAKQIPDDLKNRVSVSGGSFFDEIPANADLYLTKWVIHDWNDKEAIDILKVCYKAMPVGGKLLIIDSVISDELNGPHAGKLLDLNLMALTTGKERTLSEFKSLLKQVGLSFIRLIETNTEISGIIECEKLV; via the coding sequence ATGAAAAATCTCCCAAAGAATCCTGAGCTTACATTTAAGATGTATGAATTAATTAGTGGATACTGGGTTGCTTGTGCAATCCACTCCGTAGCTAAATTAGAAATTGCAGATTTACTTGTTGATGAACCCAAATCTTTATCAGAACTAGCAAAAGAATCTCAATCAGATGAGACTTCATTATATCGATTATTACGTGCTACGGCAAGTGTAGGTATATTTGAAGAGTTACCTAATGGTAAATTTAAAATCAATGATTTGGGAGCAACCTTATTAACAGATGTTCCTGGTTCTATTAAGCCTTGGGCTTTGGCAAATCTAGGAGAGCATTATCCAGCTTTTGGAAACTTAACCTATGGAGTACAAACTGGGAAAGTATCTTTTGATGATGTTTATGAAAAGTCTGTTTGGGAATATTACAAAGATAATCCTGACGCTGGTGCTAATCTAATGAAAGCAATGGCAGGTGTGTCTGGAGCGGTATTAAAAGGAATTATAGATACGTATGATTTTTCTCCTTACAAAACCATTGTGGATATAGGTGGAGGGAATGGAGCAATGTTATTTACAGTACTTTATTCTTCTCCATCGAGTAAAGGGATTATTTTTGATGAACCTTATGTTGTAGAAGCTACTGCTAAACAAATCCCAGATGATTTAAAAAACAGAGTCTCCGTTTCAGGAGGAAGTTTCTTTGATGAAATACCAGCCAATGCAGATCTTTATCTGACCAAATGGGTAATACATGATTGGAATGATAAAGAAGCAATTGATATTCTGAAAGTTTGTTATAAAGCTATGCCAGTTGGAGGGAAATTATTAATTATAGATTCGGTTATTTCAGATGAATTAAATGGTCCGCATGCAGGAAAGTTATTGGATTTAAATCTTATGGCATTGACTACAGGAAAAGAACGAACGCTGAGTGAATTTAAATCGCTGTTAAAACAAGTAGGATTGTCGTTTATAAGATTAATTGAGACCAATACTGAAATTTCGGGTATTATCGAATGTGAAAAATTAGTATAA
- a CDS encoding type IA DNA topoisomerase: MKTIIAEKPSVAREIAGIVGASDKKDGYLTGNGYFVTWAFGHLIGLGMPEDYGISGFDKTALPILPNPFMLTVRKVKKDKGYTADAGALKQLKVIEKLFNQSESLIVATDAGREGELIFRYIYEYLNCRKPFERLWISSLTEKAIKQGFDNLKSGKEFDGLYQAAQGRSRADWLVGINATQALSITASNGIYSLGRVQTPTLALICKRYLDNKNFSILKYWQIQLLHHKEQIEFKSISTTRWQDKQQADDTLKSIERNGNAVSITSVESKTVTEQPPLLFDLTGLQKEANKKLNLSAEKTLNIAQSLYEKKFITYPRTGSKYIPEDVWAEIANLVRALQNREVCKTALSKIKWGRFNKRIVNDLRVTDHHGLLITDKIPSVLSADENAVYDMIAFRLLEAISGACVKEITDVSLQTAHYDFTAKGCKILEAGWRAIKGSFTEDDTEPIQDLPELKKGDELKIKEAIVLEKKTKPPVLYTEAGLLSAMETAGKEIENEEERKALQNIGIGTPATRATIIETLFTRNYIQREKKSLIPTEKGLQVYELVKDRKIADVAMTAEWELALQKIENNEADAETFHKEMEVYTKSITNELLQTSIATNNLPKLICPKCKSQQLIIRDKIVKCPDEVCNWIQFRNVCELQISIAEIENLVNKGKTNLIKGMKSKAGKKFDAFIVLNADCSTSFEFEKNKPKQK; encoded by the coding sequence ATGAAGACAATTATTGCAGAAAAACCAAGCGTAGCAAGAGAAATAGCCGGAATTGTAGGAGCATCCGATAAAAAAGATGGCTATCTTACAGGTAACGGCTATTTTGTTACCTGGGCATTCGGACACCTGATAGGTTTGGGAATGCCCGAAGATTATGGGATTTCGGGATTTGACAAAACCGCCTTGCCAATCCTCCCAAATCCGTTTATGCTTACCGTTCGAAAAGTAAAAAAAGACAAAGGTTATACCGCAGATGCAGGTGCTTTAAAACAGTTGAAAGTCATTGAGAAACTGTTCAACCAAAGTGAAAGCCTTATTGTTGCTACCGATGCTGGTCGTGAGGGCGAACTTATTTTTCGCTACATCTATGAATATCTGAATTGTAGAAAACCCTTTGAGCGCCTTTGGATAAGCTCACTTACCGAAAAAGCCATCAAGCAAGGTTTTGACAACCTGAAAAGTGGAAAGGAATTTGACGGATTGTATCAGGCAGCCCAAGGTAGAAGCCGTGCCGATTGGCTCGTAGGCATCAATGCCACACAAGCGTTGAGTATCACCGCTAGCAACGGCATTTATTCTCTTGGACGTGTGCAAACGCCAACTCTTGCTTTAATCTGTAAACGTTATTTAGATAACAAAAATTTCTCCATACTGAAATACTGGCAGATTCAGTTATTGCATCATAAAGAGCAAATTGAATTTAAAAGTATTTCTACCACCAGATGGCAGGATAAACAGCAGGCAGATGATACCTTAAAATCTATCGAAAGAAACGGTAATGCAGTAAGCATTACTTCAGTAGAAAGTAAAACTGTTACCGAACAGCCTCCTTTATTATTTGACCTTACCGGTTTGCAAAAGGAAGCGAATAAAAAACTGAACCTTTCTGCCGAAAAAACGCTGAATATTGCCCAAAGCCTCTACGAAAAGAAATTCATTACCTATCCACGTACCGGTAGCAAGTATATTCCAGAAGATGTATGGGCTGAAATTGCGAACCTCGTAAGAGCCTTACAAAACAGAGAAGTTTGCAAAACAGCCTTATCAAAAATTAAATGGGGACGTTTCAATAAACGTATCGTAAACGATTTGCGAGTTACCGATCATCACGGATTATTGATTACGGACAAAATACCATCTGTTTTGAGTGCAGACGAAAATGCCGTTTACGATATGATTGCCTTTCGTTTACTCGAAGCTATTTCGGGAGCTTGTGTCAAAGAGATTACCGATGTTTCATTACAGACCGCTCATTATGATTTCACAGCAAAAGGTTGTAAAATTTTAGAAGCAGGTTGGCGTGCCATTAAGGGTAGCTTTACGGAAGACGATACCGAACCTATACAAGATTTGCCCGAATTGAAAAAGGGTGATGAACTGAAAATTAAAGAAGCGATCGTTTTGGAAAAGAAAACCAAACCGCCTGTACTTTATACCGAGGCAGGGCTTTTATCGGCAATGGAAACCGCGGGAAAGGAAATCGAAAACGAGGAAGAACGGAAAGCTTTGCAAAATATCGGTATCGGTACTCCGGCAACAAGAGCCACCATCATTGAAACGCTGTTTACCCGTAATTATATTCAGCGAGAAAAGAAATCTCTAATCCCTACGGAAAAAGGATTGCAAGTGTACGAGTTGGTAAAAGACCGAAAAATTGCTGATGTAGCCATGACTGCCGAATGGGAATTGGCGTTGCAGAAAATTGAAAACAACGAAGCTGATGCAGAAACATTTCACAAGGAAATGGAAGTTTATACAAAATCTATTACCAATGAATTGTTGCAAACCTCCATCGCTACAAACAATTTACCGAAATTGATTTGCCCAAAATGCAAAAGCCAACAATTGATTATCCGTGATAAAATTGTGAAATGTCCCGATGAGGTTTGTAATTGGATTCAGTTCCGGAATGTTTGTGAGCTGCAAATTAGTATAGCTGAGATTGAAAACCTTGTCAACAAAGGAAAAACCAATCTTATCAAAGGGATGAAAAGCAAAGCAGGGAAAAAGTTTGATGCTTTTATCGTATTGAATGCAGATTGCAGTACTTCATTTGAATTTGAAAAGAATAAACCCAAACAGAAATAA
- a CDS encoding helix-turn-helix domain-containing protein produces MNIDRMEFLAWMERIMERMDMLSDNIDSLQKKRNSIDGEELLDNQDLLQMLKISNRSLQRYRSIGKLPYYTISGKLYYKLSDVHQFIRESFNPPLPKLKANG; encoded by the coding sequence ATGAATATTGACAGAATGGAATTTTTGGCGTGGATGGAACGCATCATGGAGCGAATGGATATGCTGAGCGATAATATTGACAGTTTACAAAAGAAACGCAACAGCATTGACGGGGAAGAATTACTGGACAATCAGGATTTATTACAAATGCTGAAAATCAGCAACCGATCTTTACAGCGCTACCGCTCTATTGGCAAGCTGCCTTATTATACCATCAGTGGTAAACTGTACTACAAACTATCCGATGTGCATCAATTCATAAGAGAAAGTTTTAATCCTCCCTTACCTAAACTGAAAGCCAATGGGTGA
- a CDS encoding RteC domain-containing protein codes for MEIVLSKILAQIRHKEDKLTSEVLPTANETYQMTLFLKDMLSSIKDQVLQFGFKNEQQEIDFFKNIKPQVLGKLIYYNKVFRIETTCPVSTGKIHQCFYENQLKNLKAEYKESICNEDFYRYYRAGRTDRDHSYFRLGQINYHDGLKSGVFEIDLSFSTYYDNKIAYIIANELLYTYLLAKINPEENSDTIFLNGDTNKDISWTNSQNALIELIYALYASNSIAYGKMGIRKLALLFQVLFRTPLNDVHHAFHRMKTRSGTRTSFLDQLKTSLEEYMDKDL; via the coding sequence ATGGAAATCGTGTTGAGTAAAATATTAGCGCAAATCAGGCATAAGGAAGATAAACTAACTTCTGAAGTATTGCCGACAGCAAATGAAACATATCAAATGACTTTGTTCCTAAAGGACATGTTGAGTTCTATAAAAGACCAAGTCCTCCAATTTGGATTTAAAAATGAGCAACAGGAAATTGATTTTTTCAAGAACATCAAACCGCAAGTTTTAGGCAAACTCATTTATTACAACAAGGTGTTTCGCATTGAAACCACCTGCCCTGTTAGCACCGGAAAAATACACCAATGTTTTTACGAAAATCAGCTCAAAAATCTCAAAGCAGAATATAAAGAAAGTATCTGTAATGAGGATTTTTACAGGTACTATCGTGCAGGCAGAACAGATCGTGATCATAGTTATTTTAGGCTTGGGCAAATTAATTATCACGATGGACTTAAAAGCGGTGTGTTTGAAATTGACCTTAGTTTCTCCACTTATTACGACAACAAGATTGCTTACATTATTGCCAACGAATTACTTTACACATATCTGCTCGCCAAAATCAATCCCGAAGAAAATTCCGATACCATCTTCCTGAATGGCGATACCAACAAGGATATTTCCTGGACAAATTCTCAAAATGCACTTATCGAATTAATTTACGCCCTTTATGCCTCAAACTCCATAGCATACGGAAAAATGGGCATCCGCAAATTAGCTTTGCTTTTCCAAGTATTATTCCGAACTCCCTTAAATGATGTGCACCACGCTTTCCACCGCATGAAAACCCGAAGCGGCACCCGAACTTCATTTTTAGATCAGCTTAAAACTTCATTAGAAGAATACATGGATAAAGACCTTTAA
- a CDS encoding DUF3945 domain-containing protein codes for MSEETENKQPAPEQLSDILLVLDKQKNKIQAVTGIDENGKLKTTDPTKENQSQFMHVDKHGDLFSNFFSNFLRQLKNPTHFSFFKVPADEALDKAKEMQKQVDHPTPEGEKEMKKNEVKIEPEKENQQENQNNMETTQTTPETSEYRFKPEQIDWETMSNLGLGKERLEKMNLLDPLLRGYKTNDLVPVSVNLGGAIVRTDARLSLQTTPDGMVVAAIHGIRKEPNLNFEFFGHKFTDEDKKNLLETGNMGRVVNLTNTKTNEQMPSIISVDRLTNELIALKTEYIKIPNEIKGVKLNDEQKQTLMEGKPLKLDGMISKKGDEFSATVQFNADKRYVEFLFDRSKSNQQTQNTGQAKEQSQSQEVPKTFRGKELDDEQYNKFKAGQTVYLDGLIDKKGQKYQGYITLNKETGKTDFSFQNPDKLKAQAKPTEAHKTQTAVNSEGKTNEATKNIKEPLKTGQQTPKNKQQQDQQEKPKAPAKSKGRKV; via the coding sequence ATGAGCGAAGAAACAGAAAACAAGCAACCTGCCCCAGAACAGCTATCGGATATATTATTGGTACTGGATAAGCAAAAGAATAAAATACAAGCAGTTACAGGTATTGACGAAAATGGCAAGTTGAAGACTACCGATCCTACAAAGGAAAATCAAAGCCAGTTTATGCACGTGGACAAACACGGAGATCTGTTCTCGAATTTCTTTTCCAACTTTCTGCGGCAGCTAAAAAATCCTACCCATTTTTCATTCTTCAAAGTCCCTGCCGATGAGGCTTTAGATAAAGCTAAGGAAATGCAAAAGCAGGTCGATCATCCCACGCCCGAAGGCGAGAAGGAAATGAAAAAGAACGAAGTAAAAATCGAACCCGAAAAAGAAAATCAACAAGAAAATCAAAATAATATGGAAACAACACAGACAACACCGGAAACCAGCGAATACCGCTTTAAACCAGAACAGATTGATTGGGAAACAATGAGCAATCTTGGATTAGGTAAAGAACGTCTTGAAAAAATGAACCTTTTAGATCCTTTGTTAAGAGGCTACAAAACCAATGACCTTGTACCTGTCAGCGTAAATCTTGGCGGTGCTATTGTTCGTACAGATGCTCGCTTGTCTTTACAGACCACACCAGACGGAATGGTTGTGGCAGCGATACACGGTATCAGAAAAGAACCTAACCTCAATTTTGAGTTCTTCGGACACAAGTTTACCGATGAGGACAAGAAAAACTTGTTGGAAACGGGTAACATGGGACGTGTGGTTAATTTGACCAATACTAAAACAAACGAACAGATGCCCTCTATTATCAGTGTGGACAGGCTAACAAACGAATTGATCGCCCTAAAAACGGAATACATCAAAATTCCCAATGAAATTAAAGGAGTAAAATTAAACGACGAACAAAAACAGACTTTAATGGAAGGTAAGCCTTTAAAATTAGACGGAATGATTTCTAAAAAAGGCGATGAATTTAGTGCAACGGTTCAGTTCAATGCCGATAAAAGATATGTTGAGTTTCTATTTGATCGAAGCAAAAGCAATCAGCAAACTCAAAATACTGGGCAGGCTAAGGAACAGAGCCAATCGCAAGAAGTTCCGAAAACATTTAGAGGAAAGGAACTCGATGATGAGCAGTACAACAAGTTCAAAGCAGGGCAAACGGTTTATTTAGATGGTTTGATAGATAAAAAAGGACAAAAATATCAGGGTTACATCACACTCAATAAAGAAACGGGCAAAACAGATTTCTCGTTTCAAAATCCCGATAAACTCAAAGCACAGGCAAAACCTACCGAAGCTCATAAAACGCAGACTGCCGTTAATTCGGAGGGCAAAACCAACGAAGCAACCAAGAATATCAAGGAACCTTTGAAAACGGGACAACAAACCCCAAAAAATAAGCAACAGCAGGATCAACAGGAAAAACCAAAAGCACCTGCAAAATCTAAAGGTAGAAAAGTGTAA
- a CDS encoding helix-turn-helix domain-containing protein → MKIITIEEEAWQQLDNRINAIFDYLKRLEDTSYDNLWLNNHEVCQYLHISEKTLWRMRTKGEIAYSKIYGQYFYTIGSIKDMLNANAIQSSDEFVKELMAKGKSYVEKGRKLKLRKP, encoded by the coding sequence ATGAAAATAATCACTATTGAAGAAGAAGCTTGGCAACAACTTGACAATCGTATCAATGCCATTTTCGATTATCTGAAAAGACTAGAAGATACAAGTTATGATAATCTCTGGCTCAACAATCACGAGGTATGCCAATACCTGCATATCAGCGAAAAGACTTTGTGGCGAATGCGTACCAAAGGCGAAATAGCTTACTCAAAAATCTACGGACAATATTTCTATACCATCGGATCAATCAAGGATATGCTGAATGCAAATGCCATTCAAAGCAGTGATGAATTTGTAAAAGAACTTATGGCAAAAGGAAAAAGCTATGTCGAAAAAGGAAGAAAACTAAAATTGAGAAAACCGTAA